The sequence TAAAGATTTAAAACTGGATTTCTTTTGCATACAGTCACAAAATAATCACCAAACTCAGACAGTTCTGAGCAAAGTACCGTTTCTGAAGTTCAGTCTGTTCCTGTGCGCCCTCTAGTGGCCCAAGCAGACATTTTCCCTGTGCGCCCTCTAGTGGGCCAAGCAGACATCGTTCACTTTTAACCTACACGCGCTTCACAGAAGGTTTTAGGGTTTGCATAGACGCACCCTGTGTTCCGACGCGGTTCATAAAATGCCCCCACAGACCTTTGGAGATCGATGACATCATTTAGCATGTTCTTATTGCAGCTATCAGCCTAGTTTATCATTCTCTGTCTGTAGCAATGCCTTCTGGGTAAATTGGGGTCCTGAAATCGACACTTTCTTCTAAGAAAAATGTCCGAGCTGTCGTTACGacacaccagagagagagggttaaAAACCGTATCGGAACACAGCCGCCAAAGCTGGTGCAGGTAAAGCTGGACTtaaggaaaaaataattaaaaacatagACATGGCACAACCTAGAGGTGAGAAGAAGTGGAACAGGAACACACAGCACCACTGAACAAAACCACGAAGGGGGGAAACACATGGCATCTTGCACATCAGCTCGACAGTTCACACATCGTCACATGAATGTTCTCCGAGAGTCCCGATGGTACAGTCCGCTTTGCAAAGTGCTGATCAGTTTTTGTTGCGTAATACTGCGGCGTGCCTCCAGGCGTGGAGGCGTGGGTTTAGGAACATCTTCACCCTGCTGTCTGAAATGATCCAGTGGTTCATCGAGACGacgcaaaaaaacaaaaacaaaaacacacctccCATAATATAGTTctacagcacacactccagcCTACgactcaaataataataataagttatgCTGACAAATAGGGGGTAACCTATAAAAAAGGGAATAGAAAAATCTGAATCAGTCAACCAGCCAAGATGCGCATGCTTCAAAGCTGACATAGATAACACGTAACGGAACACAAACTCCTCCTCCTTCGGTTTGtttcaacactacacatcatcataaacactgtgattaaaaataatatctaTAGAAATCTATAAGTAACTAATTTAAAACACTTAGTGCGTCATGTCCGgtctctatttctcttttatATTCGTTGGTCCAAATCTAATCTACAGGACTCTTGTGCAGTGCTACAGCTCGACCCTTTGGCTTCATTTGCAACTCGGATCTACAACAAATCTCACAACTGAAAACTTGTTCCCGGTAATCAGAGTCTAATCTCTTTCTCACCATCCTCATAAGTCACTTGCTGTGTCTGATCTGCACCTGAGAACACTGCATAGTCTGATTTCTCCTTTGGGCCCCGCCTCTGAAAACCTGTTTTTTGTATTGATATCACGCCTCCATTTTGAACTTCAACTCAACAACActgttgattttatttcactCATAAACTCGAGGAGGATTTCGCGTTAATCCGTTACTCGTTAGCTACGTTAGCCTAGCAGCGAGCGTTCTGGCTGATGTTTTGTAAATCTTTGTAAACCAGCCTTTGCAGACACTAAATACTGTAACGTTTGTGACTTTAGAACAgtcccaaaataaaaaaaaaaaattaaaaaaaataatcaaataagcTACTGCTTGGTTTTGTTCTCCAATATTTTGGGAAAGAAGAAtatatgccaaaaaaaaaaaaaaaaaccccaaacaaaacaaaaaaacccacacagcaagcaaaacaaaactaaaGGATGACTTAAAACACGTCCTCGATTTCCTGTAAAAGCCGCTACACTTCCAGTCACGCAGGCCTCTGGATTCTTGCAtagaaataataacagtaatacaATCTAAAACACGCTAAAGAACAGgaataatacacaatatcatTGTTCATCTGGTTAAATTAACAAACTGTACATCAATGCAAATCGAGCCCCCGAGCTCGGGATGTTAATGCTACTGAACATCATTAGTCATTAACATCAGAAAGAACAACACAAATCAAATATTAGTGGTGCTTTcaggacaaaaaaataataataataacaacaataataaagagGGTTCAGTGCAAACAGACTAATTCCTTCATCGACAAGCGAAATAAATAAGAGTCTAAGGTCAAAGTCCAAGCAGGTTTAACCAACATCGAGTCAAGTCCAGATATTTAGTTCTCCCCTATAGGTTAAGATATTGCAGTCGTGTGATGCAGTTATCTCAGCTCTTTCAGTTATACTCTGCCGTCTGACGGGGAATATGGAGATGAGCACGCTTCAGCAGAGGGGGAAATAAGATCAGGGTTAATTAGAGCCAGACGGACAGAGAAACatggagtggagagagagagagttagagagagacagagagaaagagcgttagagagagaaagttggagtgagttagagagagtgagttagagagacaagaaagagtgtgagaaagagagttagagagagagagagagagagaaaagaagcaaAGGagtgataaaaacaaaaatgagcaATAGGTTTTGAAAAATAAGTGTGAATGAAAGACTATGAGTAGATCAGTCTCAGGCTGAGTGATGTGACCATATAATATTGATATTGTGATAAATTATTTCACAACATATTCATTATTCATATAGtttacattctttttttaaatatatataaataacattgaGTCTGGAAGCAAATTGTTTCCTGATAATAACTTAattatgaattaatattttCCTCTCTCGTGGATCTTAGGTaagagctttatcctggtcacggTGGATCAGTGAACTcgtcctgggaacactgggtgtgagacAGGAACACACCCAGGAACACCCCCATTCTGGGTTAATTTTGTGTATCAGCATGTTTTTAGGAGGTTGGAGGAAACCGGAAAGAACCCGGAAGGAATGCAGATGAGAAGAACATCTTGGTATCCTGGTACTGGAGCTGGGAAACAGCGCCATCATGTCGTTTTCCTcttaataaattcaataaaagcATCACAAAAAGTGACATGACATGGTGAGCTGGAACTGGTCATATCGCTCAGCCTTAACCCCTTCTACAAAGCAAAGTGAGACAATCAGCTGGTTGAGAAACAGAAGTAAGAACTCTTAAGATATCAAGACAGCCATAGAGAAGGAGTGGGGCAGGAAATTCACGCTATTCTGACCCCAGTACCATTTCTAACAAACCTCAGAGTTTCAGTCTGGTCTGCTCTTCCAGCCCCTCTAGTggacaaacttttttttcctttcttttcattaGGAAAGACTCCTACAGGTCAAGTCAGAAACACTGGACAgcgacactacactactacacaaacatGTAAACGCACGAGCACACGCTAACAGACGACGTTAATAAATACGAGCTCCTGGATTAATCTACAACGAGGACAGTCTCTCTCAGGGGTCGCTGCCTGATTCAGAGGGATGGGATGAAGGTTTTATGGTTGGATGACTTACTGAATAATGAACTATTGATCTATTTacagactgactgtgtgtgtgtgtgtgggtgaataTCTCTTCTAACGGGGTGACCGTAAATAAGAGAAGATTCAGAGCCATAAAACCTGATCCAGTTCTCTTTAAGACGAAAAAAAATCCCTTCCCCTTTTGTGCTCGATTCGTCCCTTTTGTTCAGAAAACTAGGCCACTTTTTTGGCCGCCGCAGCTCCGTTCTTCTCCTCCGCCTCGGCGCTTGCAGCTTTGTCCTTCTTTTTGCCccctttttccttcttcttctctttctccttctttactttctccttctctgcCTTATCGCGTTCCTTCTTCTCTCGCGccttctgcttctcctcctccttctctttcttcttctcgtccttgctcttcttcttcttcttgcccTCGTCCTCGCAGAGAGGCAGGGGCATGTTGTTGGCCGTGGGAGATGGGATCGTGGGTGTAACTTGCTCAGAGACTACTCTAGGGGGCTGGAGTTGGTTTGGGACCGGAGGATGTGCAGATTCCTTGCTGGACTTTGGCGCTGATGCTGGTTCTGAGGTGGGTTGTGATACGGGTTCTGGTCCAGAGTTCGACTCCGGTGCAGGTGCAGGTACTGGTCCAGGTTTTTGTGCGGATGTTGTTTCAGGTTCTGGTTCAGATTTCGGCGCTGATGGTTTTTCTGGTTCCGATTTTGGTGCTGATGGATTTTCTGGTTCCGATTTTGGTGCTGATGGATTTTCTGGTTCCGATTTTGGTGTTGGTTCTGGGCCAGAATTTGCCACTGGAGATTTTGGTGATGTCGGGGGTTTTGTTGCTAAAGGACTAGGCTTGTGCCCTCCTGCACCTCCAGTGGGCGGGGCCGCTACAGAATCGGGTGGGTGTAGTGGCCCAGATGTTATCATTATAGGAGTCCCTCCTCCAAACACCTGTGTTTCTGGAACAAAAGGCCCGGAAAAAGAGCTTTTTTTACCGTGAGAGAATGGATTTTTGGATTTCCGGAAGCCAGGAAGAGAGAGGAGGCTGGAAGAGGAGCGCAGGGGGCCGGGTGGAGGAGCGGACATCGAGCTGCCCAGGAAGGACAGACTTCCCCCAGAGCTGATGGCGGCGGCACGGCGCTTTTGCTCGTGGATGTCTCGTGTGCCGTGAAGCCTCCGGCCCGGCTGGTGTGTCAGGGCACCACGAGACTCGCGCCACTTCTTCACCTGGACAGCACACTCCCTCTCAATCAAAGCCTCTGTGACAGGGAGAATAGTGACCTGTCAGAAGAACAGAAAGGAAGAAGATTATGTTATGGTGTCTGTGTAGAGATTATGCTgagctccaacacacacacacacacacacacttctgtaaaCAAACAGCATGTCTGTGGAGACCAAGTTTTTTTCATAAATCAACTGGTgcaaagaagaggaaaaagccCCTGATCCAAGAAAAAGAGGCGGGGCTTAGAATGATTTATACAGGTATGCTCTTTAAAAATGTACTCAACAAATGCAGAAGGATGAATATATGGCCTATTAATTGTCTAAAAGCTTGTAAAGAAAAAATCATCCCATATTATGAGTCCTCTTCAGGACATTCAACAGAACAAGACCAGCCAGATGCAATTTTACTCGCCATTTCAGACATTATTGATACCAATTCGGTCAAGAATGCCCCCAGTATCCTGTCTGACAGCatggttttgtgtttgtgtgtcactctgcatgtacactatattgccaaaagtattcgctcacccatccaaataatcagaatcaggtgttccaatcacttccatggccacaggtgtataaaatcaagcacctaggcatgcagactgtttttacaaacatttgtgaaagaatgggtcgctctcaggagctcagtgaattccagcgtggaactgtgataggatgccacctgtgcaacaaatccagtcgtgaaatttcctcgctcctaaatattccacagtcaactgtgtATTATAAGTATTGTATTATAAGTATTATAAGTACTGTATTATAAGTATTATAAGtactgtattataagaacgtggaagtgtttgggaacgacagcaactcagccacgaagtggtaggccacgtaaactgacggagcggggtcagcggatgctgaggcgcatagtgcgaagaggtcgccaactttctgcagagtcaatcgctacagacctccaaacttcatgtggccttcagattagctcaagaacagtgcgcagagagcttcatggaatgggtttccatggccgagcagctgcatccaagccatacatcaccaagtgcaatgcaaagcgtcggatgcagtggtgtaaagcacgccgccactggactctagagcagtggagacgcgttctctggagtgacgaatcacgcttctccatctggcaatctgatggacgagtctgggtttggcggttgccaggagaacggtacttgtctgactgcattgtgccaagtgtaaagtttggtggaggggggattatggtgtagggttgtttttcaggagctgggcttggccccttagttccagtgaaaggaactctgaatgcttcagcataccaagacattttggacaattccatgctcccaactttgtgggaacagttcggagctggccccttcctcttccaacatgactgtgcaccagtgaccaaagcaaggtccataaagacatggatgacagagtctggtgtggatgaacttgactggcctgacctcaacccgatagaacacctttgggatgaattagagcggagactgagagccaggccttcttgtccaacatcagtgtgtgacctcacaaatgtgcttctggaagaatggtcaaaaattcccataaacacactcctaaaccttgtggacagccttcccagaagagttgaagctgttatagctgcaaagggtggaccgacgtcatattgaaccctatggattaggaatgggatgtcacttaagttcatatgcgagtcaaggcaggtgagcgaatacttttggcaatatagtgtatgtgttttcactgtgtgcgtgtgtgtgtgcgcgtgtatatTGACCTCGTGAACCAGTATTTCCTCTCTGATGCTCTCCGGTGCAATGTTCCTCAGGCGCTCCATGGTCTCATACATTCCCTGCAGCTCCCGCAGTTTATCCACAGAACCCAGCATCTGCTTCAGTAATACCAGACCCACACGGAACACGATCTTCACCCCtgcgtacatacacacacacactgatcaggcataatattgtaagcagtgagaggtgaagtgaataagactgatgatctcctcatcatggcacctgttagtgggtgggatatattaggcagcaagtcaacattttgtcctcaaagttgatggacaagtgtaaggatttgacgaagggccagattgtgatggctagaccactggatcagagcatctccaaaactgcagctcttgtggggtgttcccagtctgcagtggacaccatctattaaaagtatcctgtaagttCAGTAAgtatccatggaggccccacctcacaacttacaggacctaaagaatctgctgccgacatcttggtgctagataccacagcacaccttcagggatctagtggagttcatgcctccatgagtcagggttgttttggcagcaaaaaggggactaaaatattaggcatgtggtcataattttatgcctgataaatgttcactcacacacttttaATTTAAGTATTGACTTAAATTAGCATAAATGTCAATTATAGATACATATGGGAAAAATGGCTTCCTGGAGGATTGTGAGATCTTCTAAAGCACCGGTTTTTCAGTGCACCGTCAGAAATATGTCACTGTGCAGGAATACCTGTAACGACGGGCCGTTCTCACACAAGATCTTTCATAGCAATGCAGGACTGCGTGAAACAGGCTTTTTTCATGACAGTCTTATGCATTTGCACCACAAAGGTGAAGTAATGACAGTGATCCAGTTCTATGAATGTGAAACACTGGTTTTATATTTCAGTAACCAGAGCACTTTTCCCAACAatacaaaagtaataataagaagaaactACATGTGAATAAGCTTCCAAGCACAATAGACCCTTTTCTGTTAGTAAACATTGTGACGttttttgtgggcggagcttaggtggaggcagaaagatttccctgacCGCTTAACAATCACTAGTTATCAAGTTTTTATCAAacttttagtttgtttttaaacaatgactgaccaaaatctgaatttatctgactatgttaggtcactcactgtccaggaccGTGAATGTTATTTGACAAAATGAACTCTAACGGGCGGAAACAGATTGGCCGACCCGTACACGCTCACTCAGTGGATGGACGATGTGACAGGATGACCTCCGGGTTGAGTGACCAGACATCTACACCTATCTGATAGAAAAACCAAGCGCTTCTGGCGACTGAAGAAAGGGAGATGAACCAAACAGTTTTGCCTCCAGCTACCGCCGTGATGTCATCGTGAGGTCAGCACAAAAAGGGTCTATACCTTATTGTGGTTAAATTTAAGATGCATCAGATGTTTGATTTTTGTGTCTCACCTTCACAGAAGAACATGTCCCAGACTCGGAGGACGCAGGACCACGGTAGCGTGCGGGAAAAGATACACATGAACCACTCTGTCATGTACAGGATGGGGTCGATTTTAAACTTCTTCAGATGACGGTAGGCCATGGGACACACACGCCtcagaagagagaagaaaatctCCCCGTCAAGCTGGATAGCTTCCTGAAAGAGTTTTATAACAGTTTAACACTAACTCTACACATAAATGCCTAAATTGTATAGTGAGAGAATTTTGCCAaattagtgtttgtgtgcagACTAACACACATGTATTAGTTTATCACAGCCCATTTACACAGTTCTTGAATGAACTGAATAGATTGGGATTTCAATAATAGATTTATTATTGCTGAAAAATCCTCACCAGTCCAGCACTGTAGTAGCCAGGCAGATACCTCTCACAAATCTGCACCAGACACCAAAACGCTTgctgtggaaagaaaaaaaagaaaaagatctgATAAAACACCCTGAACATTTCAGGTAAGCATACTGTTAGTGTGAATGCTATTTACAGCGACTGGCTTCCTATCTGGGTTACTACATACAGAAGTGCTACATTTATACCCTAATAAACTGCTTAGATCATTCCTGAAGAATGTGGTGCCCAAAGGACACTTAATAAAGTAAGGAGCATCACTGATTAAGATCAGCACTGAACTGAGGCAACATTAAAAGGACAGAAATGTGACTGGAGCTGTAAGAGTGTATTACATAAAAACTTCTGCTACGTTAAAGAGACTTATACTAAAGTCTTTTTCTTATAAGATACAAAATTTGGCTTAGGAAAGAAAGATCTTAAGGAAtagtaaacacaaacaaacacacacacacacctctgcaggCATGTGCATCAGCAGGACCGCAGCCACAGGAGCCTGAGCTTGACAGTAGCCTTCTTCTGGGCGATAGACAGTATAGGCCTTCAGTATACGGTACAGATCCTgctgactgaacacacacacacacaggagagtgtgtgaaCAATGTTTGTGCTATAATTATATTAGTAACAACCATCGAGAACATTTGTGGTAAGAGGGAACACCCAGTACTTCTCATTTTTGCCGAACCGAAGTTGAACCGAGCTGCAAAACAGaaaattgtgtatgtgtatctctgtgtctcAATCGgtctctctcatctgtctgtgtatccAACTGTTACTGTACTTTACtgttatctgtctgtgtgtctctattGCCATCTGCCTACATCTTTTATTCTCTGGCTGTCTGTCGCTCGCTGAAGCCAGCTGTCTCACTCTGCATGTCTCTCTGCCCTTctttgtgtttgtctctgtgtctgtctatctgtaacTCCAGTATCCAGGTGCCTTCATGTATgtctctgtatatatacacgAGTCTGTCTACTCTTTCCATGCATCAACgagtctgtctcactctctcagtctgtctgtctgtataagGCTATCCATGTCTTTGCACCCATGCATCTCTGTACCTGTCCTTCTTTCTCTGGATACAGCTctatatctctctttctctctcgctctctctgtatAAGGCTATCCAGGTCTCTGTACCTGTATGTCTTTTATTGGATCCagctatctgtctctctctctcgctctgtatAAGGCTAACCAAGTCTCTGTACCTGTATGTCTTTTACTGGATCCAgctgtgtatctgtctctctctctttctctgtataaGGCTATCCAGGTCTCTGTACCGGTCTGTCTTTCTCTGGACACAGctgtgtatctgtctatctctgtatAAGGCTATCCaggtctctgtatctgtctgtctttcactgGACCCagctgtgtatctctctctctctgtgtataagGCTATCCAGGTCTCTGTACCTGTATGTCTTTTATTGGATCCagctatctgtctctctctctctctctgtataagGCTACCCaggtctctgtatctgtctgtctctctctggacccagctgtctgtgtatctgtgaatctctctctatgtatatTTAACTGGAAACAAAAATGCAACTATTTTTAATCAGCAAACTTTCAGAGTTCATCTTAAGTTTTAAGTCTTGTATTTCTCTGAGCACACATATTAGAGAC comes from Hemibagrus wyckioides isolate EC202008001 linkage group LG02, SWU_Hwy_1.0, whole genome shotgun sequence and encodes:
- the LOC131362423 gene encoding TBC1 domain family member 10B-like; this translates as MAEVSALSPSPPAMVDQSVAPPPPSSAPSLPAESPKPIAVPKSALYGDRAVMAAAALTTPPRKETSVRLSNSGEAISALTENPPPVTSASESTSPPDRGKEEFPPTPKPLTQPDISPEPPGRMPDPEAPPFPTQNLAMQLNQTSNSTSSSHTPPRSPPAVIPFVPDPLSDLKSDLPSVMVHDSSVPFIVPPPAQSGPALDTLSYLESASVMSGTLESLSGIGEDGSSLGSDSELNGPVMRRTDKYGFLGGAQYSEGNIVEISVEVARHREMKWLDMFKNWDKWISRRFPKVKLRCRKGIPSSLRARAWQLLSNSEELLMANIGKFEELEREPGDPKWLDIIEKDLHRQFPFHEMFAARGGHGQQDLYRILKAYTVYRPEEGYCQAQAPVAAVLLMHMPAEQAFWCLVQICERYLPGYYSAGLEAIQLDGEIFFSLLRRVCPMAYRHLKKFKIDPILYMTEWFMCIFSRTLPWSCVLRVWDMFFCEGVKIVFRVGLVLLKQMLGSVDKLRELQGMYETMERLRNIAPESIREEILVHEVTILPVTEALIERECAVQVKKWRESRGALTHQPGRRLHGTRDIHEQKRRAAAISSGGSLSFLGSSMSAPPPGPLRSSSSLLSLPGFRKSKNPFSHGKKSSFSGPFVPETQVFGGGTPIMITSGPLHPPDSVAAPPTGGAGGHKPSPLATKPPTSPKSPVANSGPEPTPKSEPENPSAPKSEPENPSAPKSEPEKPSAPKSEPEPETTSAQKPGPVPAPAPESNSGPEPVSQPTSEPASAPKSSKESAHPPVPNQLQPPRVVSEQVTPTIPSPTANNMPLPLCEDEGKKKKKSKDEKKKEKEEEKQKAREKKERDKAEKEKVKKEKEKKKEKGGKKKDKAASAEAEEKNGAAAAKKVA